A window of Saccharomyces paradoxus chromosome XIII, complete sequence genomic DNA:
GAAAAAGATTTCCGAATAGGAAGTTCTATATGATGGGGTTTTCGTTAGGTGCATCTATAATGACGAATTACCTGGGAGAAGAGTCTGATCGTACCAAAATCGAATGCGCTATTTCCGTTAGTAACCCATTTGATTTGTACAACTCTGCATATTTTATTAACAGTACACCAATGGGGTCACGATTTTACTCACCTGCACTGGGCCACAACTTGCTACGCATGGTTCGAAACCATCTTTCTACTCTGGAAGAAAATCCTGATTTCAAAACTGTTATCgagaagaatttgaaaaagatcCGCACAGTGAGGCAATTCGATAACTTGTTGACAGGGCCAATGTTTGGGTATAAGAATGCAGAGGAATATTATAAGAATGCTTCATCATATAAAAGAATACCCGGGATCAGAACTCCTTTTATAGCTTTGCATGCTCAGGATGACCCAATTGTCGGAGGCGATCTCCCTATTGACCAAATAAAATCTAACCCATTCACTTTGCTACTAGAAACTTCAACAGGGGGTCATGTTGGATGGTTCAAAGACAGATCCGGCAAGAGATGGTACGCAGAGCCCCTATGCAGATTTCTGAAGGTATTTTACGACGAGATTACAGTAAAAGGATTAAAACCTGACTTAGATAATGTATCACTCCCAAATCCCAATTGTGAACCAATAGCTACAACCTTTCGCGCGAAGTAGTTTGTAAATATGTTGACTTTTAGATATATAACTtgataatcttttttttgatgtgCGATAGCCTTATTTTCGAATGAAAACATGAAAAGCTTCGCCAAActtaaaatgaaaaatttcaaatgaGACAAAACATGATCGATGAGGTGAACTAAAAGCAATGAGAAGAGAGTATTAACTGATGAAGTCACATATACAATTGGCAGACAAGAATACCCAAAATGCATGAAGTAGTTACAATATCAGTTTCACAGAGAGCCAACCATTTGAACACccaattcttcaatataCAAGAAGGCTATTTGCAACTCTCTAAAGAGCAACAAGTTAACGActccaaaatttttttgaatccaACTGTAGATAAAGTTTCAAGAACAGTTTCATTTACACCACGTGCCTTACTTTGGGACGCTCGTACAGGTAATGGTTCATTAGGAACATACCAATATTCAGAAACTCAAGACTATCATTTCGGCAATGAGGACAGATTCAAGGACCAAACAATCATAAAGACTCATCCAAAAATACCCAAATCCGAATATCAAAGTGCTTTAGATGCGGGAACACCGCTCCCTACTTTGAGTAGGGAGAATACGAAGTACTGGTCTGATTATTCTAAACTTATCTATGGTCCCTCAAGTTTCAATATTCTGAGGGATTGGTACCATGACGTTGAAAACCCGAATCAACCTGACTTTCAAAACTTAGGTGAACGAAAGTTTGACAGATATTCTATTGGTTATGACGAATTTACCGAAAATTACTTGCAAGAGTTTTTTGATGGAAATTTGCATACAGAATTGGAAAAGTGTGACACCTTACAGGGGCTAAATCTCGTAAGTGATGTAGAGAGCGGATGGGGTGGTTTTTCTAGCGCTCTACTACTGGAATTAAGAAATGAATTGCCAAAAAAGACAGTCTTTTCATGGGGGTTTAATGAGGATGATCCATTCACAAATGACTCTCCTATGAAAGGACTTTCCAAGAAGTGGCTTCCAATCATTTCGAACAAATTGCGAAGTACAATAAATATGATGCTAGAATCTGACCTTTATTTTCCATTGTACGCCTCTCCTGGGCTGACAAATTGGGAAACTGCAGGCGAGAACTGTAGGATTTTGGATTCTATAAACGCAACAGTTTCCCAAAGCAATCTTGAGCAAAGGAAGACAATGGATTATTTAACCACTGCCGTCACTTTGGGGTATTCATCAAGGAATATGATCACTGGCATGGTTATCGGTAATACCGATTACTCATTCTGTTCTCAAATAGCCCCCTTCAAGAATAGCCATAAGCACAACGGTGCTCATGTATTTTCGAGAAGTTTTATTGATAGGAGAAGCCAAATGTGTCAAAACCATTCCGAGCCTGATCCTCAGAgtaaaattattgaaatGCGTACACACAGATATTTCCCATCTGATACGATACCAGCAGAATTTTCCCGTGATTATGAATTTGCTTTGGAATTAAAATCTTCAGAAAAAAGTCGAGATATATTCAAGCATTGGAATGAATTTGTAGTAAGGTActttaaaaatgataatgacagagaagaattgaaaaatcaacTTTCCGATTACGCCTCAGCGTACGAATCTGGATGGtatgaagacgaagattcgggtgatgatgatatgTGATAAGCTGTTTATaactttatattttcttaagCCGAAGCAAACGCAACTAGTTCCCTCctctttaaattttcaacttcttcattaGATCTATATCTACGTAAATTACATTAATTAAAAAGTCATGCTATATTACTTTTCCTCTTGAAAGCTTCCATAACCGTCCGTCAAGAACTAAATTCCTCAAGTTGAGGAAAAAATCTTACCTCTTGAACTTAAAGAATGTAAATCTTCGTTTGCGTCCTTAAAGCCATCGTCTTGGTTTTCACCGCCCGATGTCTTTTGCAAGAAGGACTTTCTATTTCCAATGCTGCTACGATCAGAAAGACTAGATATTGGTGCGAGTCGCAGAGAATTTGACCTAGCAACATCAATTTTATCCAAGCCAACAATATTTTCCTCATCAGGatctttgattttgtttgCGTCCtctgaaaaagtttttaattCATTCAGCAAAAATGTGATATTAGTGACACGAGATTTCACTGATTGAGAACCCCGAAAAGAGCCATCCCTCTTCATATTATTCGGAATATTCCTTTCattcattgtttttttcagatcGCTAACTTTTGGCGCAGTGGCCCTCATTGTTTTCCACGACCTTGCGTCTTCAGCAACAAATCTATAGATACTGCCTTTTGCATTAGCATCGGAAATAACGGTATCATTAGCTTCGTCTATATTATCGTCTATGCTGTTATCgaatttattttgtttgaccgcaaaatcattattattagaaaCTGTTTTTCCGTTTGAAAGGACGGCATTGTGGGCAGTCCTGTACCCCAGGGGTGTAGCACGAGCTTGAGGGTCCGACAGTAAATCAGAGGTCGATATCTGATTATCACGAGACAACAATATCTGTGCCCCCTTCTTGCTGTATTTGTTTGAACCAGTATCAGAATAGTAGGACAGCAAATCTTCCTTGGTAAACAACGTTTTAGTTTGCATTTTGTACTCAGTTTGTGACTTATAGTCATTTAGTTTTAAAAAGTTAGCTGCCTGTAAATGGTACAAATAATAGGCATATTCAGGCTCAGAAACGTTCTCTAGAAAATAATGTAAACCGGATAATAGTGCCATTTTCCCATACTTATCAAAAATCCCTTCCATCATTCCTTTTTGTACACCATGTGAATCCAGTTCACGTAATAATGAGTACAGTTTTGAAAAGACGATGTTGCTTGGAACCTCAGTTTCCACAATAGTAAATAAACATATAATATGGTTTTTCATGTAATGGGCCAAGTCGATGAATAGTTCTAAACTAATACTTGGCTGTGTAATGTGTTCAACGAGGAAATCAATATCTTCCACAACTGCattcttttcaacattCTTGATAGTGTCACTTTTCAATTTAAGTAGCAGTTCGTATAACATGTCTGAAGTCTGTTCAGCGTAATAAGTTTTATGATTGAGGTCTGTCATGGTAATACAAGCCTGTGCCACAACTTCTTTATCACTCGTGTTTTTCAACTGGAAATTTAAAAGTTTCCTCATTATATCAAGGACACTCAGGCCCACTATACTGACATCTGAGACAAGTAATGATGacatcaatttcaaagaaacaatCGGATTCACATTTTTATCCTTGTCGCTTAGCTGTCTaaccaaaagaagaataacaatataTCGTAGCTGAACAGGTATACCGTTGCATATAAACTCTAGCAGTTCCTTATTAGGCGTATTTTGCAGGCAGTGCAACAAAGTGCGAATGGACAGATTTAATTTATCTGTTTCGGTTGTGTTGAAATAGGATTGCAAGGCTCTTACGGAAAGGTCGTGATTGCCTTCAGCGGCCTTATCCAACCCAATCGTGCGAGTTTGTGTTCGACTTAGCCTTTTTCCTAAATTACTCTCCACAGCTGCTTCCAATGACaaggttttgaatttcGGATTTCTCTCTTGGAACTTTGAAATAGTATACGCAAcagattttgaaacaaagtGGTGTAATTGTGGGTTACTTGAAACACTATTTGTGTTTGATATATCGATACAGCATTTCAGCAGCATATCATCATTATGAATTCTTTCAGTAactattttgaaaaaaagatcaacAAAATTCTGGTATAACTGGACGAATTCCATATCACCATTACACAAGACGTCGTCCAAGTTCAGACATATGCTGCTAAAAGCTAGTTCTACCAATTCCACCACGGATACGTCATTGTTGAAATTGTTATTGGAAAGAACTTTGTTcataatatacaaaaagTCTTTAACAAACACATTCAAATTCTCCTTGCAATGCAAAACAATTTTGTTCATCAAATCTAATGTAACAGCTATGTTCCCTATGCGACGATGGTTCAAGTCAGAAGTGGAGCGCTTAATTAGGTAAGTGCTgactttttccaatttgcTACGTCTTGAATTAACATAATATAGCAAATATGAAGTTTCCGAAGACTTGGGCTTCTTATCAGTGGTCCTTCCTGTAGGATAACATTGATTGACCAGTTTTTGATGTTTTGGTGTGAACATCATCCGCATAGACAATTGCATCGCAAACCACTTTCAGAACAATTGAGATTCAACGAAAGGTGTATAATAGAGCGAACGATCTGGGTTCAATGTACAATATACCCCTGAATTAATACTACTCCAAAAGCAGGCTCGCTAGCAATACTTTCAATTATCCTGGTAGCCTggcttttttcaacaaaacgATTGCCTTCGTAATAGTTcgaacaaatttttcttcctcttctttttgccGGGGTTCaagtttaataaaaaataatgttaTGAACTATTATGACAAAAAAGCATATATAGCAAGGAAGACGGGATTACAgtaaagaagaggaagaaaaacatcTATAGGGGGACTATACTAGTGTTTCAAGATGGCCCCGGTACCAATATACGTAAAAGGGGGTGTATGGACGAATGTGGAGGACCAGATTCTTAAAGCAGCCGTACAAAAATATGGAACTCATCAGTGGAGCAAAGTAGCATCccttttgcaaaaaaaaactgccAGGCAGAGTGAATTAAGGTGGAATGAATATTTAAATCCAAACTTGAACTTCACAGAGTTTTCCAAGGAGGAAGACGCCAAACTTTTGGATCTTGCAAGAGAATTGCCTAATCAATGGAGGACCATTGCTGATATGATGGCCAGGCCCGCACAGGTCTGCGTCGAAAGGTATAATAGGCTATTAGAAGGTGAAGACAGCGGTAAAGCTGCATTAAGCACAGGATCTACAGACTTGAAAGTCGGAGACATCAATCCTAACGCAGAAACTCAAATGGCTCGACCAGACAATGGTGATTTGGAAGAcgaggaaaaagaaatgcttGCTGAAGCCAGAGCTCGTCTGTTAAATACCCAAGGTAAGAAGGCTACAAGAAAGATAAGAGAGCGGATGCTCGAAGAATCAAAACGAATTGCTGAATTACAAAAGAGACGAGAACTGAAGCAGGCAGGGATAAATGTCGCCATTAAGAAACCGAAGAGAAAATATGGCACCGACATCGATTACAATGAAGATGTCGTATATGAGCAAGCTCCCATGCCCGGCATATATGACATATCCGTTGAAGACCGtcagataaaaaaaaattttgagcaGTTTGAGAGAAAAGTCAACAGAAAAGGTTTGAATGGTGATGAGGGCAAGTCaagtaaaaaatacaaggacaagaaaagaaaacgcGACGAGAACGAATATCTTGAGAAAGCAGTACTGGGTGAATCCAATGTATTGACGGATGAGTATAAGAAACCAAAACTTATACTATCTGCACCGGGGACGAAACAGGGAAAAGTGACCTATAAGAACGAGCTAGAAAGCAAAAGACGAAAGCTTATCCAGGCACAAGCAACAGGCACTGTGTTGACACCAAACGAACTGCCTCCCCACGAACCCGCCcaagaagataatgaacGCAGTAACAcaaaaagtaataaaaaGCTAAAAACATACATACGAAAGTTTTTAGTGCAAATGTTTGCATCTTTACCGAGTCCCAAGAACAATTTCGAGATTGTATTGAGTGAAgacgaggaagaagaagacgcAGAAATAGCAGAAtaccaaaaagaaattgaaaatgaaagagCGAtgaatgaagaatataacTCCATAAAACCACtatctcaaaaaaatacaCCACTCGTGTCATTAGTAGCCGTGCCATTACCTAACACAGCACTACCCATACCAGAATTCAAAAGCAACCCGCAGTCAGTAACAGACCATAAGTACAACTTGTTAGTCGCAAACGCTATAAATAAGGAAACTCACATGGTACCAGAAGCCACGGCAGATTTCCTGAAAGAGGTGGAATCGCGTATGCAGCATATAATCCAAGCGGGCACGCCCACGAAAATACAACTCAAACGAACGATGCCTCCAAGTCAGGTTATTCTGGAATCAATCCAGTCAAAGGTGGAGTCCATCGAACTGTTACAGAGCAAACTACAACATGTGAAACCGCTGGAACTACAGAATAACAATTTGTGCAGCACCCTCTGCCATCACAGCCTGCCCGCCTTAATTGAAGGGCAACGGAAATACTACGCTGATTACTACGCCTACCAGCAGGAGGCACGAACACTTGAGAGTCGCAAAAAACGTCTTCAAGACGTGTTGGATTCCTCTTCCATATAGCATTAGTATACCATTAGTATAAGCTTTATGAAATAAGACGTAGGGAATTAGTAACATTAAATTACCCGGAGGGGATACCTTTTCTTGCCAAGTTGGCCTCATTGGCAAACCGGCGATGGTAATAATAAGACATAGAATTGACAAAGCATAATAGGTGGGCCAGGAGAGTGTGCATTTGCTGGTGAGAAGATCGAGAGCAATGATCGCAAGATTATATATACGTTTGATACTATCTTTACTGCTGTTGCCGCTAATTTTGGCGCAGGATTATTATGCAATACTGGAGATAGACAAAGATGCCACTGAGAAGGAGATCAAATCAGCATACAGACAATTGTCCAAGAAGTACCATCCGGATAAAAATGCTGGGAGTGAAGAAGCCCATCACAAGTTTATTGAGGTCGGCGAGGCATACGATATATTAAGTGAtcctgaaaaaaagaagatttatGACCAGTTTGGTGCAGATGCTGTCAAGaatggtggtggtggtggtggtggtggcGGTGCAGGAGGCCCCGGCGCAGGTGGATTCCACGATCCGTTTGACATATTCGAGCGTATGTTCCAAGGTGGTCACGGAGGTTCCGGCGGTGGGTTTGGCCAGAGACAGAGACAGCGCGG
This region includes:
- the MGL2 gene encoding putative carboxylic ester hydrolase (acyltransferase with similarity to Eeb1p and Eht1p~similar to YMR210W) — protein: MRLKELLPNFLIVHQEIPEDPIAFKSPGKREDEKKKITIPELIDNKVSELADGATDTLYGLLVNGHLQTAYGSFRHFDNIDKVQYKRMIIKYPHGGEGTVDFAVNDRSIKRRKVEKEYVPVTQPVFNGNLKRRYSYYSPDDPKLNSDDAKPMLIILHGLTGGSRESYVRAIVHEITANYDFEACVFNARGCCYSAITTPLLYNGGWTNDIRYCVNDLRKRFPNRKFYMMGFSLGASIMTNYLGEESDRTKIECAISVSNPFDLYNSAYFINSTPMGSRFYSPALGHNLLRMVRNHLSTLEENPDFKTVIEKNLKKIRTVRQFDNLLTGPMFGYKNAEEYYKNASSYKRIPGIRTPFIALHAQDDPIVGGDLPIDQIKSNPFTLLLETSTGGHVGWFKDRSGKRWYAEPLCRFLKVFYDEITVKGLKPDLDNVSLPNPNCEPIATTFRAK
- the CEF1 gene encoding Cef1p (Essential splicing factor~similar to YMR213W), whose product is MAPVPIYVKGGVWTNVEDQILKAAVQKYGTHQWSKVASLLQKKTARQSELRWNEYLNPNLNFTEFSKEEDAKLLDLARELPNQWRTIADMMARPAQVCVERYNRLLEGEDSGKAALSTGSTDLKVGDINPNAETQMARPDNGDLEDEEKEMLAEARARLLNTQGKKATRKIRERMLEESKRIAELQKRRELKQAGINVAIKKPKRKYGTDIDYNEDVVYEQAPMPGIYDISVEDRQIKKNFEQFERKVNRKGLNGDEGKSSKKYKDKKRKRDENEYLEKAVLGESNVLTDEYKKPKLILSAPGTKQGKVTYKNELESKRRKLIQAQATGTVLTPNELPPHEPAQEDNERSNTKSNKKLKTYIRKFLVQMFASLPSPKNNFEIVLSEDEEEEDAEIAEYQKEIENERAMNEEYNSIKPLSQKNTPLVSLVAVPLPNTALPIPEFKSNPQSVTDHKYNLLVANAINKETHMVPEATADFLKEVESRMQHIIQAGTPTKIQLKRTMPPSQVILESIQSKVESIELLQSKLQHVKPLELQNNNLCSTLCHHSLPALIEGQRKYYADYYAYQQEARTLESRKKRLQDVLDSSSI
- the EFR3 gene encoding Efr3p (Protein required for Stt4-containing PI kinase complex localization~similar to YMR212C), with product MQLSMRMMFTPKHQKLVNQCYPTGRTTDKKPKSSETSYLLYYVNSRRSKLEKVSTYLIKRSTSDLNHRRIGNIAVTLDLMNKIVLHCKENLNVFVKDFLYIMNKVLSNNNFNNDVSVVELVELAFSSICLNLDDVLCNGDMEFVQLYQNFVDLFFKIVTERIHNDDMLLKCCIDISNTNSVSSNPQLHHFVSKSVAYTISKFQERNPKFKTLSLEAAVESNLGKRLSRTQTRTIGLDKAAEGNHDLSVRALQSYFNTTETDKLNLSIRTLLHCLQNTPNKELLEFICNGIPVQLRYIVILLLVRQLSDKDKNVNPIVSLKLMSSLLVSDVSIVGLSVLDIMRKLLNFQLKNTSDKEVVAQACITMTDLNHKTYYAEQTSDMLYELLLKLKSDTIKNVEKNAVVEDIDFLVEHITQPSISLELFIDLAHYMKNHIICLFTIVETEVPSNIVFSKLYSLLRELDSHGVQKGMMEGIFDKYGKMALLSGLHYFLENVSEPEYAYYLYHLQAANFLKLNDYKSQTEYKMQTKTLFTKEDLLSYYSDTGSNKYSKKGAQILLSRDNQISTSDLLSDPQARATPLGYRTAHNAVLSNGKTVSNNNDFAVKQNKFDNSIDDNIDEANDTVISDANAKGSIYRFVAEDARSWKTMRATAPKVSDLKKTMNERNIPNNMKRDGSFRGSQSVKSRVTNITFLLNELKTFSEDANKIKDPDEENIVGLDKIDVARSNSLRLAPISSLSDRSSIGNRKSFLQKTSGGENQDDGFKDANEDLHSLSSRGKIFSST
- the DML1 gene encoding Dml1p (Essential protein involved in mtDNA inheritance~similar to YMR211W), encoding MHEVVTISVSQRANHLNTQFFNIQEGYLQLSKEQQVNDSKIFLNPTVDKVSRTVSFTPRALLWDARTGNGSLGTYQYSETQDYHFGNEDRFKDQTIIKTHPKIPKSEYQSALDAGTPLPTLSRENTKYWSDYSKLIYGPSSFNILRDWYHDVENPNQPDFQNLGERKFDRYSIGYDEFTENYLQEFFDGNLHTELEKCDTLQGLNLVSDVESGWGGFSSALLLELRNELPKKTVFSWGFNEDDPFTNDSPMKGLSKKWLPIISNKLRSTINMMLESDLYFPLYASPGLTNWETAGENCRILDSINATVSQSNLEQRKTMDYLTTAVTLGYSSRNMITGMVIGNTDYSFCSQIAPFKNSHKHNGAHVFSRSFIDRRSQMCQNHSEPDPQSKIIEMRTHRYFPSDTIPAEFSRDYEFALELKSSEKSRDIFKHWNEFVVRYFKNDNDREELKNQLSDYASAYESGWYEDEDSGDDDM